From the genome of Methylomonas sp. UP202, one region includes:
- a CDS encoding GTPase domain-containing protein, with amino-acid sequence MDYEYSELLGRARRWSEAAVAAQRLPLEQADWLAQLDSPIASSLFPQAQGDAGRPMIVAFMGGTGVGKSSLLNRLAGRAIAKAGIERPTSREVTLYHHRGLTLNELPDGLPLDRIKIDHHDDDARRHIAWIDMPDFDSVEAANQKLVLNWLPHIDVLLYVVSPERYRDGKAWRLLLAESAKHAWLFVMNQWDRGQAAQYEDLRRQLALAGFADPLLFRTSCVQPDGDEFPALLVKLAELAGGHAMQQMQRRGERQRKQALSTTLRRLETLLAERDYPALQRQLETRWQRAETDLSAGLAWPLTQLAKARAEPGGQTADIKLWDDWAQTLFGDLLDDVALQASQGGIPPRPLRAALQDLRDTAGAKVVAQTELAGRMALLNPGSRPRRIVLRIATVAATALPLAAMAAVGYQVYFGYYRGATGLGAYLGSDFAIHSGLLIGLSWLIPYFLQRQLQPSLQKAAQRGLQKGLQQALAGVWAEIAASLRREQQENQRLLEQLGEIAQDCAPGEEEHIAKQSLLGRALPDREPA; translated from the coding sequence ATGGATTACGAATACTCTGAATTACTTGGTCGCGCTCGCCGGTGGAGCGAAGCGGCCGTCGCGGCGCAGCGCCTGCCGCTCGAACAGGCGGACTGGTTGGCGCAACTGGATAGCCCAATCGCGTCCAGCTTGTTCCCGCAAGCCCAAGGCGACGCAGGCCGGCCGATGATCGTTGCCTTCATGGGGGGGACCGGTGTCGGCAAAAGCAGTTTGCTGAATCGATTGGCGGGCCGGGCGATCGCCAAGGCCGGCATCGAAAGGCCGACCTCGCGCGAGGTCACGCTGTATCATCACCGCGGCCTGACATTGAATGAACTGCCCGACGGGTTGCCGTTGGACCGGATTAAGATCGATCACCACGACGACGACGCGCGGCGCCATATTGCTTGGATAGACATGCCCGATTTCGACAGTGTCGAAGCCGCCAACCAAAAACTGGTGCTGAATTGGCTGCCGCATATCGATGTGCTGCTTTACGTAGTCAGTCCCGAGCGCTATCGCGACGGCAAGGCCTGGCGCCTGTTATTGGCCGAGAGCGCCAAGCATGCCTGGTTGTTCGTGATGAATCAGTGGGATCGCGGCCAAGCGGCGCAATACGAGGACTTGCGGCGCCAACTGGCGTTGGCGGGTTTTGCCGATCCCTTGCTGTTTCGCACTAGTTGCGTGCAACCGGACGGTGACGAATTTCCGGCGTTGCTGGTCAAACTGGCGGAACTGGCGGGTGGTCATGCGATGCAGCAAATGCAGCGTCGCGGCGAACGCCAGCGAAAACAAGCGTTGTCGACGACCTTGCGTCGCTTGGAAACGCTGTTGGCCGAACGCGATTACCCGGCTCTGCAACGGCAATTGGAAACGCGCTGGCAGCGCGCGGAAACCGACCTCTCTGCCGGACTGGCCTGGCCGCTGACGCAACTGGCCAAGGCACGGGCCGAACCGGGCGGTCAAACCGCCGATATTAAGCTTTGGGACGATTGGGCGCAGACGCTGTTCGGCGATTTGTTGGACGACGTGGCGCTGCAAGCGTCGCAAGGTGGCATTCCACCCCGGCCGTTGCGCGCGGCACTACAAGATTTGCGCGACACGGCAGGCGCCAAGGTGGTCGCGCAAACCGAACTGGCCGGCCGGATGGCGCTGCTGAATCCCGGCAGTCGCCCGCGGCGGATAGTTTTGCGGATCGCCACGGTCGCCGCGACCGCGTTACCGCTGGCGGCGATGGCCGCCGTGGGATACCAGGTCTACTTCGGTTACTACCGAGGCGCGACTGGTCTCGGCGCGTATTTAGGTAGCGACTTCGCGATACATAGCGGCTTGCTAATCGGTTTAAGCTGGTTGATCCCCTATTTTTTGCAGCGACAATTGCAACCATCGCTGCAAAAAGCCGCCCAACGCGGCCTACAAAAAGGCTTGCAACAAGCCTTGGCCGGCGTGTGGGCGGAAATCGCCGCCAGCTTGCGGCGCGAACAACAGGAAAATCAGCGGCTTTTGGAACAGCTTGGCGAAATCGCCCAGGATTGCGCACCGGGCGAGGAAGAACATATCGCCAAACAGAGCCTGCTGGGCAGGGCCTTGCCGGACCGCGAACCGGCGTGA
- a CDS encoding 5-(carboxyamino)imidazole ribonucleotide synthase, with protein sequence MKIGILGGGQLARMIALAGYPLGLQFVVLDPDTNAGAGGLSEHLLGAYDDPALLAQLAEKADIVTYEFENVPAHVAEYLSSHTTVYPPAGALAVAQDRLLEKNFFRDLGMRTAPFAPVDCLDDLVRAVADIGYPAILKSRRMGYDGKGQVLIHSAEQLETAWLAMQEAPSIVEGFVGFEREVSIIAARRPTGDIAFYPLSENRHRGGILRIAECRTDDPLQTLAEDYVTRLLEKLDYVGVVALELFAVGNELLANEFAPRVHNSGHWTIEGAETSQFENHLRAILDLPLGSTSARGYAGMVNFIGGVAGDAQVLGIADAHLHLYDKAPRKGRKVAHATVRADSADRYREALQQLADLALATDDS encoded by the coding sequence ATGAAAATCGGTATCTTGGGTGGCGGCCAACTCGCCCGGATGATCGCGCTGGCCGGTTATCCGCTCGGTTTGCAATTCGTCGTGCTCGACCCCGACACCAACGCCGGTGCCGGCGGCTTGAGCGAACATTTGCTGGGCGCCTACGACGACCCCGCCTTGCTGGCGCAACTGGCCGAAAAAGCCGACATCGTCACTTACGAGTTCGAGAACGTGCCGGCTCACGTCGCCGAATATCTATCCAGTCACACCACGGTTTATCCGCCGGCCGGCGCGCTGGCCGTCGCCCAGGACAGGCTGCTGGAAAAGAATTTTTTCCGGGATTTGGGCATGCGCACAGCGCCGTTCGCGCCCGTGGACTGCCTGGACGATTTGGTTAGGGCCGTGGCCGACATCGGTTACCCGGCGATTTTGAAGAGTCGGCGCATGGGTTACGACGGCAAGGGCCAAGTCTTGATCCATTCGGCCGAACAACTCGAAACTGCTTGGTTGGCGATGCAAGAGGCACCCTCCATCGTCGAAGGCTTCGTCGGTTTCGAGCGCGAAGTGTCGATCATCGCCGCCCGCCGCCCGACGGGCGACATCGCGTTTTACCCGCTGTCCGAAAACCGGCATCGCGGCGGCATCCTGCGTATCGCCGAATGCCGTACCGACGATCCATTGCAGACCTTGGCTGAAGATTACGTGACCCGCTTATTGGAAAAACTCGATTACGTCGGCGTGGTGGCCTTGGAGTTGTTTGCGGTCGGCAACGAATTGCTGGCGAACGAATTCGCTCCTCGGGTACACAACTCCGGCCACTGGACCATCGAAGGCGCGGAAACCAGCCAATTCGAAAATCATTTGCGGGCGATTCTGGATTTGCCGCTGGGTTCGACCAGCGCCAGAGGTTACGCCGGCATGGTGAATTTTATCGGTGGCGTCGCCGGCGACGCGCAAGTGCTCGGCATCGCCGACGCTCATCTGCACCTCTACGACAAAGCACCGCGCAAGGGCCGCAAGGTCGCGCACGCGACGGTCAGAGCGGACTCCGCCGACCGCTATCGTGAGGCCTTACAACAATTGGCCGATTTGGCGCTGGCCACAGACGACTCCTGA
- the purE gene encoding 5-(carboxyamino)imidazole ribonucleotide mutase codes for MTALIGIIMGSTSDWETMQHAAQTLEHLDIPHEVEVVSAHRTPDKLFQYAESAEAKGLEVIIAGAGGAAHLPGMTAAKTALPVLGVPVQSKALNGMDSLLSIVQMPAGIPVGTLAIGKAGAINAALLAAAIISNKHSQYRPALDAYRRQQTDSVIATPDPRQVAG; via the coding sequence ATGACTGCATTGATAGGCATCATCATGGGTTCCACGTCGGATTGGGAAACCATGCAACATGCCGCGCAAACCCTGGAACATCTGGACATTCCACACGAGGTCGAAGTGGTATCCGCCCATCGCACGCCCGACAAATTGTTTCAGTATGCCGAATCCGCCGAGGCCAAGGGCCTGGAAGTCATCATCGCCGGCGCCGGCGGCGCCGCCCACCTGCCGGGCATGACAGCCGCGAAGACCGCGTTGCCGGTACTCGGGGTACCGGTGCAATCCAAAGCACTCAACGGCATGGACTCCCTATTGTCCATCGTACAAATGCCGGCTGGCATTCCGGTCGGCACTTTGGCGATCGGCAAGGCCGGCGCAATTAATGCCGCACTGTTGGCTGCGGCGATTATCAGCAACAAACACTCGCAGTATCGGCCGGCGCTAGACGCCTATCGCCGCCAACAAACCGACAGCGTGATCGCCACGCCCGACCCGAGACAGGTGGCCGGATGA
- the ccmA gene encoding cytochrome c biogenesis heme-transporting ATPase CcmA: MENSQTVMLEARGLACSRDDRLLFSGLSFELATGQALLLEGANGCGKTSLLRILCGFREPDAGDIFWTGERLEEGAYHRDMAYVGHADGTKKELTVLENLRFALAMKADGAYRIDDALAKVQLAGFDDNPVHTLSAGQKRRLSLARLLITANRLWILDEPFTSLDRQGIRLIESLIAEHVAGGGLAVLTSHHDLRLPDIELKTIHLQACH, from the coding sequence ATGGAAAATTCGCAAACCGTCATGCTGGAAGCCCGGGGATTAGCGTGTTCGCGCGACGATCGCCTACTGTTTTCCGGTTTGAGTTTCGAATTGGCGACCGGGCAGGCCTTGCTGTTGGAGGGCGCCAACGGTTGCGGCAAGACTTCGCTATTGCGGATTCTTTGCGGTTTTCGCGAACCTGATGCCGGCGATATTTTTTGGACCGGCGAGCGTCTGGAAGAGGGCGCCTACCATCGCGACATGGCCTACGTCGGCCACGCCGACGGTACCAAGAAGGAATTGACCGTGTTGGAAAACCTGCGTTTTGCGTTGGCGATGAAGGCCGATGGTGCCTATCGGATAGACGACGCCCTGGCAAAAGTCCAACTGGCCGGTTTCGACGATAACCCGGTGCACACTTTGTCGGCGGGGCAAAAACGCCGTTTGTCGCTGGCGCGCTTGTTGATCACCGCCAATCGGTTGTGGATACTCGACGAGCCTTTTACGTCGCTAGATCGTCAGGGCATACGCTTGATCGAATCGCTGATCGCGGAACACGTCGCCGGCGGCGGCTTGGCGGTATTGACCTCGCACCACGATCTCAGGCTGCCCGACATCGAATTGAAAACCATCCATCTGCAAGCATGCCATTGA
- the ccmB gene encoding heme exporter protein CcmB: MPLIQAFWAIVRRDLMLAFRRRAEMANPLMFFVLVVTLFPLAIGAQPNLLQAVAPGVIWVSALLATLLSLDGLFRSDFEDGSLEQMLISPQPLSVLVLGKIAAHWLVTGLPLLLVAPLLAVFLGLPERAMGTLWLSLIIATPLLSLIGAVGVALTVGLRRGGMLLSLLVLPLYVPVLIFASGAVDRAAGGLPVSAQLNILLAMLLAALVLVPLPTAAALKMSVN; this comes from the coding sequence ATGCCATTGATTCAAGCTTTCTGGGCCATCGTCCGCCGGGATTTGATGCTGGCCTTTCGACGCCGCGCCGAAATGGCCAATCCGTTAATGTTCTTTGTGTTGGTGGTGACCTTGTTTCCTTTGGCGATCGGCGCCCAGCCGAATTTATTGCAAGCGGTGGCGCCTGGCGTGATTTGGGTCTCGGCGCTATTGGCAACCCTGCTGTCGCTGGACGGCTTGTTTCGCAGCGACTTCGAGGACGGCTCGCTGGAGCAAATGCTGATCAGTCCGCAACCGCTCTCGGTATTGGTGCTGGGCAAAATCGCCGCGCACTGGCTGGTTACCGGTTTGCCGTTGTTGCTGGTGGCGCCGTTGCTGGCGGTGTTTTTGGGCCTGCCGGAACGGGCGATGGGAACTTTGTGGCTGAGCTTGATCATAGCTACTCCATTATTGAGTCTAATCGGCGCGGTTGGCGTGGCTCTGACTGTCGGTTTGCGGCGCGGCGGCATGCTGTTGTCGTTGTTGGTGTTGCCGTTGTACGTGCCGGTGCTGATTTTTGCCAGCGGCGCGGTAGACCGGGCCGCCGGCGGTTTGCCGGTTTCGGCGCAATTGAATATTTTGTTGGCGATGTTGTTGGCGGCGCTCGTGTTAGTCCCGCTGCCGACCGCCGCCGCGTTAAAAATGAGTGTGAATTGA